The proteins below come from a single Zhouia spongiae genomic window:
- a CDS encoding F0F1 ATP synthase subunit epsilon: MYLEIVSPEATLFKGEVTSIAVPGINGEFQMLKDHAPIVSILGKGNVKIFGDVELTEEFADKFSKGDKNETLLPINSGTIELNNNKVIILAD; this comes from the coding sequence ATGTATTTAGAAATAGTATCACCCGAAGCAACATTATTTAAAGGAGAGGTTACTTCTATAGCCGTTCCCGGAATTAATGGTGAGTTTCAAATGCTGAAAGATCACGCACCGATTGTATCGATCCTGGGGAAAGGAAATGTTAAGATCTTTGGTGATGTGGAACTAACGGAAGAGTTTGCAGATAAGTTCTCTAAAGGCGACAAAAATGAAACTTTGTTACCGATCAATAGCGGAACAATTGAGCTGAACAATAATAAGGTAATTATTTTAGCTGATTAA